The Tripterygium wilfordii isolate XIE 37 chromosome 17, ASM1340144v1, whole genome shotgun sequence genome has a window encoding:
- the LOC119982923 gene encoding protein transport protein SEC23-like, protein MANPPQPSLGYSVSITPSQTDRPTPQSEKSPVPPTPPPTSVSPVAPRFPPPKLQHDQIPSPSIRNLNFQSPTNGVSTGSPAPHLSTPPGPPVFTSPVQPAAVPFRTSPATPQPVAFSSGSTLPTSSPLHFSNGSADLQHQVPNATEDWVPVTNSPCVLFSAHKVLKQKKVANVPSLGFGALVSPGREISPGPKIIQRDPHRCKNCGAYANLYCKILLGSGQWQCVICRKLNGSEGEYIAPSKEELRGLPELSSPVVDYILTTNKRPGFIPVSDYRMSAPVILVVDECLDEPHLQHLQSSLHAFVDSLTPTTRVGIILYGRTVSVYDFSEESMASADVLPADKSPTQESVKALIYGTGIYMSPMHASLEVAHKIFSSLRPYKLNIPEASRDRCLGAAVEVALAIVQGPSAEMSRGLVKRAGGNSRIIVCAGGPNTYGPGSVPHSFTHPNYPYMEKTAMKYMEHLGQEAHQHNTVVDILCAGTCPVRVPILQPLAKASGGVLVLHDDFGEAFGVNLQRASARAAGSHGFLEIRCSDDIFITQVVGPGEEAHVDSHETFKIDNALSIQMLSVEETQSFALSMETKRDIKSDFVFFQFAIQFLNVYQADISRVITARLPTVDSVSAYLESVQDEVAAVLIAKRTLLRAKGHSDAIDMRATIDERIKDIALKFGSQVPKSKLHRFPRELSLLPELLFHLRRGPLLGSIVGHEDERSVLRNLFLNASFDLSLRMVAPRCLMHREEGTFEELPAYDLAMQSDTAVVLDHGTDVFIWLGAELAADDGKSAAALAACRTLAEEITELRFPAPRILAFKEGSSQARYFVSRLIPAHGDPPYEQEARFPQLRSLTAEQRTKLKSSFIHFDDPSSCEWMRNLRVLPPEPS, encoded by the exons ATGGCCAATCCACCTCAACCTTCGCTCGGATACTCTGTTTCTATAACGCCTTCACAAACAGACAGACCGACTCCTCAGTCAGAGAAAAGTCCAGTTCCACCTACTCCTCCTCCAACTTCAGTTTCACCTGTAGCCCCTAGATTTCCCCCTCCTAAGTTGCAACACGATCAGATACCTTCACCTTCTATTAGAAACCTGAATTTTCAATCACCAACAAATGGGGTCAGCACTGGAAGCCCTGCTCCTCATTTGAGCACTCCTCCCGGCCCCCCTGTTTTTACTTCTCCCGTTCAGCCTGCTGCTGTACCTTTTCGAACTTCTCCAGCAACTCCTCAGCCAGTTGCTTTCTCATCAGGCTCAACATTGCCCACATCCTCCCCTCTCCATTTCTCAAATGGGTCAGCTGACTTGCAACACCAGGTTCCCAATGCTACAGAAGACTGGGTGCCAGTTACGAATTCACCATGTGTTTTGTTCTCAGCTCATAAG GTGTTGAAACAGAAGAAAGTAGCAAATGTACCTAGTTTGGGTTTTGGGGCGTTGGTTTCTCCTGGGAGGGAGATTTCACCAGGTCCTAAAATAATACAACGTGATCCACATCGTTGCAAAAACTGTGGAGCTTATGCAAATCTCTATTGCAAGATACTGCTTGGCTCAGGCCAATGGCAGTGTGTGATTTGTCGGAAACTGAATGGAAGTGAAGGGGAATACATTGCTCCAAGCAAAGAAGAACTTCGAGGTCTTCCAGAACTGTCATCACCTGTGGTTGATTACATTCTGACCACAAACAAGAGACCTGGTTTTATTCCAGTTTCTGATTACCGAATGTCTGCACCTGTTATCCTTGTCGTAGATGAGTGTTTAGATGAACCACACCTCCAGCATTTACAGAGCTCTTTGCATGCATTTGTTGATTCACTTACCCCAACAACAAGAGTTGGAATTATATTGTATGGCCGAACAGTGTCAGTTTATGATTTTTCGGAGGAATCCATGGCATCCGCGGATGTGCTGCCAGCTGACAAATCTCCAACTCAGGAGTCGGTGAAAGCATTGATATATGGAACTGGAATATACATGTCCCCAATGCATGCATCATTAGAAGTAGCACACAAAATATTTTCGTCATTGAGGCCATACAAGTTGAACATTCCAGAGGCATCCAGAGATCGATGCCTGGGTGCGGCAGTTGAGGTTGCTCTGGCTATAGTTCAAGGGCCATCAGCAGAAATGTCTCGTGGGCTGGTTAAACGAGCAGGAGGGAATAGCAGAATAATTGTGTGCGCTGGTGGACCTAATACTTATGGTCCTGGATCCGTCCCACATTCTTTTACTCACCCAAATTATCCTTACATGGAAAAGACAGCAATGAAATATATGGAGCATCTAGGTCAAGAGGCTCATCAGCACAATACAGTTGTTGACATTCTATGTGCTGGGACCTGCCCTGTCAGAGTTCCCATTTTGCAACCTCTTGCAAAAGCTTCTGGAGGGGTTTTGGTTCTTCATGATGACTTTGGAGAAGCCTTTGGAGTGAACTTGCAAAGGGCATCTGCCAGGGCAGCAGGTTCCCATGGTTTTTTGGAGATACGCTGTTCTGATGATATTTTCATTACCCAGGTTGTTGGTCCAGGTGAAGAGGCACATGTAGACTCTCACGAAACATTTAAAATTGACAATGCTCTCTCCATACAAATGCTAAGTGTTGAAGAAACACAGAGCTttgctctctccatggagaccAAACGAGACATCAAgagtgattttgtttttttccagTTCGCCATTCAGTTTTTAAATGTCTATCAAGCTGATATTTCGAGGGTGATTACTGCCAGACTGCCAACTGTTGATAGTGTTTCGGCATATCTTGAAAGTGTACAAGATGAAGTGGCAGCCGTCCTTATTGCCAAGAGGACCCTGTTGCGTGCGAAAGGCCACTCTGATGCAATTGATATGCGGGCAACGATTGATGAACGGATTAAAGATATCGCTCTGAAATTCGGGTCTCAGGTGCCAAAATCAAAACTTCATCGATTCCCCAGAGAACTCTCTTTGTTGCCTGAGCTTCTATTCCATCTCAGAAGAGGTCCGCTCTTGGGAAGCATTGTTGGCCATGAAGATGAGAGATCAGTTTTGcggaatttatttttgaatgctTCTTTTGATCTCTCTCTTCGAATGGTAGCACCTCGTTGTTTGATGCACCGGGAAGAGGGTACGTTTGAGGAACTGCCAGCTTATGACCTTGCCATGCAGTCTGATACAGCTGTTGTACTTGACCATGGTACAGATGTCTTCATTTGGTTG GGTGCCGAACTTGCTGCTGATGATGGGAAAAGTGCAGCAGCTTTAGCGGCTTGCAGAACGTTAGCTGAAGAGATCACTGAATTGCGGTTTCCAGCTCCCCGCATCCTTGCATTCAAG GAGGGGAGCTCTCAGGCTCGTTATTTTGTTTCTCGGTTGATACCAGCCCACGGAGATCCTCCTTATGAGCAG GAAGCAAGATTCCCACAGCTTCGATCTTTGACAGCAGAACAGCGGACAAAACTGAAAAGCAGCTTTATTCATTTTGACGATCCTAGCTCCTGTGAATGGATGCGAAATTTGAGAGTGTTACCTCCAGAACCAAGCTAA
- the LOC119982925 gene encoding L-cysteine desulfhydrase, which produces MPNPNSVLSYSAMEHDDPRNGDSTHNLDHASKKLRMTRYISESDIREEFSHHQPGIARINNGSFGSCPGSVLSAQREWQLRFLQQPDDFYSNTLRDGILRSRTVIKDLINADHVDEVSLVDNATTAAAIVLQQIGRGFAEGRFAKNDTVVMLHCAFQAVKKSIQAYVSRAGGSVVEVQLPFPVDSDEEIIAEFRKGLQRGKADGRKIRLAIIDHITSMPCVVMPVRELVRICREEDVERVFVDAAHAIGSVKVDVKDIGADFYVSNFHKWCFCPPAVAFLYCRVSGPPNDVHHPVVSHEYGNGLPIESAWIGTRDYSSQLVVPSALEFVSRFEGGLEGIMKRNHEEVVKMGKMLAESWGTILGSPPEMCAAMIMVGLPSRLCIKSNEDASRLRSHLRASYGVEVPLHYQTPKDGENVARDKDGLITGYARISHQVYNSIEDYFKFRDAINQLIEDKRICKILSVE; this is translated from the coding sequence ATGCCAAACCCTAATTCGGTCCTCTCTTACTCAGCCATGGAACATGACGATCCTCGAAATGGCGATTCGACTCACAATCTCGATCATGCTTCCAAGAAGCTCCGAATGACCCGCTATATATCGGAATCCGATATCCGGGAAGAGTTCTCTCACCACCAGCCTGGTATAGCTCGAATCAACAACGGGAGCTTTGGGAGCTGCCCTGGGTCCGTGCTATCTGCACAGCGGGAGTGGCAACTGCGGTTTCTACAGCAACCAGATGATTTCTACAGCAATACGCTCCGGGACGGGATTCTCCGTTCGCGGACTGTCATCAAAGACCTCATCAACGCCGACCACGTCGACGAGGTATCTCTTGTTGACAACGCCACGACAGCTGCCGCTATCGTGCTCCAACAGATTGGCCGTGGTTTCGCCGAGGGCAGATTTGCCAAAAACGACACCGTGGTAATGCTCCACTGCGCCTTCCAAGCTGTGAAGAAATCCATTCAAGCGTATGTCTCGCGTGCTGGCGGGTCAGTTGTGGAAGTTCAATTACCATTTCCGGTTGATTCCGATGAAGAAATCATTGCTGAGTTTAGGAAGGGGTTGCAGAGAGGCAAAGCTGATGGTAGAAAAATAAGGCTCGCGATAATCGATCATATCACGTCAATGCCGTGCGTTGTGATGCCAGTTCGTGAGCTGGTGAGGATTTGTAGAGAGGAGGATGTGGAGCGGGTCTTTGTGGATGCAGCCCATGCCATTGGCAGTGTTAAAGTTGACGTCAAAGACATTGGTGCTGATTTCTATGTAAGTAATTTCCACAAGTGGTGCTTTTGCCCCCCAGCAGTTGCTTTTTTATATTGCCGAGTGTCGGGTCCGCCAAATGATGTGCACCACCCTGTAGTTTCACATGAATATGGAAATGGCCTGCCCATTGAAAGTGCTTGGATTGGAACGAGGGATTATAGTTCGCAGCTTGTGGTGCCATCAGCTTTGGAGTTTGTGAGTAGGTTTGAAGGTGGATTAGAAGGGATAATGAAAAGGAACCATGAGGAAGTTGTCAAAATGGGAAAAATGTTGGCGGAGTCATGGGGAACCATTCTTGGATCACCACCTGAGATGTGTGCAGCCATGATTATGGTTGGTTTGCCCTCGAGGTTGTGTATCAAAAGCAATGAGGACGCCTCAAGGCTAAGGTCCCATCTGCGTGCAAGTTATGGAGTTGAGGTTCCTTTACATTATCAGACTCCAAAGGATGGTGAAAATGTAGCAAGGGATAAGGATGGGCTCATAACAGGGTATGCCCGGATTTCTCATCAGGTCTATAACAGTATTGAGGATTATTTCAAGTTTAGGGATGCAATTAATCAGTTGATCGAGGATAAGAGAATTTGCAAAATACTTTCTGTAGAATGA
- the LOC119982139 gene encoding PSME3-interacting protein, producing MAEELPPPIRLMNFVSEEQLDESKKTRGERVEDGTAQRDRPLFEILKENKDKRDAEFNERFKHRPPKALDEDETEFLEKLEASRREYEQQMADEDAQQLRSFQAAVAAQATTLPDAKTMPTVPIVQEQKPIGKKNSASRPLSMIVKVKPQAKKARTDAGNVEEETDKLKRPSPTMNKSSNTMKMSNDYAVECHYVAKSGLVSYSDESGDDD from the exons ATGGCAGAGGAATTACCGCCGCCGATAAGGTTGATGAATTTCGTCTCCGAGGAACAG TTGGACGAATCAAAGAAAACAAGGGGTGAGCGAGTTGAAGATGGAACTGCCCAGAGAGATAGGCCGCTCTTTGAG ATATTAAAAGAGAACAAAGACAAGCGTGATGCAGAGTTTAACGAGCGATTCAAGCACA GACCACCCAAAGCCTTGGATGAAGATGAGACTGAGTTTCTTGAAAAACTTGAGGCG tCAAGGAGGGAATATGAGCAGCAAATGGCAGATGAGGACGCCCAACAGCTCCGGAGCTTCCAA GCAGCAGTGGCAGCACAGGCTACCACGCTACCTGATGCGAAGACAATGCCTACTGTACCTATAGTCCAG GAACAGAAACCAATCGGGAAGAAGAATTCGGCATCTCGACCATTGAGTATGATTGTTAAAGTCAAGCCACAGGCAAAGAAAGCAAGGACGGATGCTGGAAATGTTGAAGAGGAAACAGACAAGCTGAAACGACCCAGTCCTACCATGAATAAGTCTTCCAATACAATGAAAATGTCAAATGATTATGCTGTTGAATGCCATTATGTTGCTAAAAGTGGCTTAGTTTCTTACAGTGACGAAAGTGGAGATGATGATTAG
- the LOC119982569 gene encoding ABC transporter B family member 4-like, producing MAGQDGLGNGDGMNREEATTSRGPLEVEKSSNGEGNTEDDQIRTVPFRKLFAFADSTDILLMIIGAIGAIGNGLCMPLMTILFGDMINSFGANQTNDDVVKAVSKVALKFVYLSIGAGFASFLQVTCWIVTGEKQAARIRGLYLKTILRQDIAFFDLETNTGEVIGRMSGDTVLIQDAMGEKVGKCIQLLATFIGGFAIAFIKGWLLTLVMLSSIPLLVISGGVTSVLISKMATQGQTSYAKAATVVEQTIGAIRTVASFTGEKHAISEYNKLLVSAYKSSVSEGLANGFGIGMVMLVVFATYALAIWYGGKLILDKGYDGGRVLNVIIAVLTGSMSLGQASPCLSSFAAGQAAAYKMFETINRKPEIDAYDTKGRVLDDIRGDIELRDVYFTYPARPDEQIFHGFSLFISSGTTAALVGQSGSGKSTVISLVERFYDPQAGEVLIDGINLKELQLKWIREKIGLVSQEPALFTASIRENIAYGKTGATNEEIRAATEMANAAKFIDKLPQGLDTMVGEHGTQLSGGQKQRIAIARAILKDPRILLLDEATSALDAESERIVQEALDRIMVNRTTVIVAHRLTTVRNADMIAVIYRGKMVEQGTHSELLKDPEGAYSQLIRLQEGNKDLEADDHRRPDLSSESLRQSSQKLSFTRSISRASSRGSSPRSFSVSFGLPTGLTVADTAVEALEDAPPPDQRAPEVPLSRIAALNKPEIPVLILGAIAAAVNGSVMPIFGILISKVVNAFYETPDKMKKDTSFWALIYLLLGFVTFLAYPSMNYFFAVAGGRLIRRIRALCFEKVVHMEVGWFDLPENSSGAIGARLSADAASVRALVGDALAQMVQNAATAIAGLVIAFTASWELSLIILALLPLLGFNGYVQVKFMEGFSADSKLMYEEASQVANDAVGSIRTVASFCAEEKVTQLYERKCEGPMKTGIRQGLIGGIGFGLSFFLLFNVYATSFYAGAQFVKAGRITFADVFQVFFALTMAALGVTSTSSMGTDSTKAKNAAASIFSMIDRKPLIDASDESGIKLDRVKGEIELRHISFRYPARPDIQILRDLCLTIRPGKTVALVGESGCGKSTIVAMLQRFYDPESGRITLDGTELQKLNLRWLRQQMGLVSQEPSLFNDTIRTNIAYGKQGNATEAEILAAAEASNAHKFISSLNQGYDTMVGERGVQMSGGQKQRIAIARAIVKDPKILLLDEATSALDAESERVVQDALDRVMVNRTTVVVAHRLSTIKNADVIAVVKNGVIVEKGRHETLVAIKDGVYASLVALHTSAST from the exons ATGGCCGGACAGGACGGGTTGGGCAACGGTGATGGTATGAACAGGGAAGAGGCAACCACCTCAAGAGGCCCTTTGGAGGTGGAGAAGAGTTCCAATGGAGAGGGTAACACTGAGGACGACCAGATACGGACGGTGCCGTTTCGCAAGCTCTTCGCATTTGCAGATTCAACTGATATCTTGCTCATGATTATTGGCGCAATTGGTGCTATTGGGAATGGCTTGTGTATGCCTCTGATGACGATATTGTTTGGAGATATGATTAATTCTTTTGGTGCTAACCAGACCAATGATGATGTTGTCAAAGCTGTTTCAAAG GTTGCTTTGAAATTTGTGTACTTGTCTATTGGGGCTGGATTTGCATCGTTTCTCC AGGTGACTTGTTGGATAGTCACAGGAGAGAAACAGGCGGCGCGCATAAGGGGATTGTACTTGAAAACCATTTTGAGACAAGATATTGCTTTCTTTGATTTGGAAACTAATACCGGAGAGGTTATCGGTAGAATGTCCGGTGACACTGTTCTTATTCAAGATGCCATGGGAGAGAAG GTCGGGAAATGCATACAGCTTTTGGCAACATTTATTGGAGGCTTTGCAATAGCATTCATCAAGGGATGGCTTCTTACTCTTGTCATGTTAAGCTCTATTCCACTCCTTGTGATATCCGGTGGAGTCACGTCTGTCTTGATATCCAAGATGGCAACCCAAGGACAAACTTCCTATGCAAAGGCAGCAACTGTTGTTGAACAGACAATTGGCGCAATCAGAACG GTTGCATCATTTACTGGGGAGAAGCACGCCATTAGTGAGTATAACAAGCTTCTTGTCAGTGCCTACAAATCGAGTGTTTCTGAGGGCCTTGCTAATGGATTTGGTATCGGCATGGTTATGCTGGTTGTGTTTGCGACTTATGCTTTGGCTATATGGTATGGGGGGAAATTGATACTGGATAAGGGGTATGATGGTGGTCGAGTGCTAAATGTTATCATTGCTGTCTTGACTGGATCCAT GTCCCTGGGGCAGGCATCCCCTTGCTTGAGTTCATTCGCTGCTGGTCAAGCTGCTGCATATAAGATGTTCGAGACGATTAATAGGAAGCCAGAGATAGATGCTTATGATACAAAAGGAAGAGTGTTGGATGATATTCGTGGAGATATAGAATTGAGGGATGTTTATTTCACTTATCCTGCCAGACCAGATGAGCAAATTTTCCACGGATTCTCTCTTTTCATCTCAAGTGGCACAACTGCAGCTTTGGTTGGACAAAGTGGAAGTGGGAAGTCAACAGTGATCAGTCTGGTCGAGAGATTTTATGACCCACAAGCTGGTGAAGTTCTTATAGATGGCATTAACCTTAAAGAACTCCAGCTTAAGTGGATTAGAGAGAAAATTGGTCTTGTCAGCCAGGAACCGGCATTGTTTACAGCCAGCATTAGAGAAAATATTGCTTATGGAAAGACAGGTGCAACGAATGAAGAGATCCGTGCTGCTACTGAAATGGCAAATGCTGCTAAATTCATCGATAAATTGCCTCAG GGATTAGACACCATGGTTGGTGAGCACGGAACCCAGCTATCTGGTGGGCAGAAGCAGAGAATTGCAATAGCAAGAGCAATCCTGAAGGACCCCAGAATTTTGCTTTTAGACGAAGCAACAAGTGCACTGGATGCTGAATCTGAGAGGATAGTGCAAGAGGCCTTAGACAGGATAATGGTCAATCGAACCACTGTCATCGTCGCCCATCGTTTGACTACTGTTAGAAACGCTGATATGATTGCTGTCATTTACCGAGGGAAGATGGTCGAGCAAG GCACACATTCAGAACTACTCAAGGATCCCGAAGGAGCATACTCTCAGCTTATACGTTTACAAGAGGGAAACAAAGATTTGGAGGCTGATGACCACAGGAGACCAGACCTCTCTAGTGAATCGCTTAGACAATCTAGTCAAAAATTGTCATTCACTCGATCTATAAGCCGTGCATCTTCCAGAGGAAGCAGCCCCCGTTCATTTTCAGTCTCATTCGGTTTACCGACTGGTCTCACTGTCGCTGATACTGCCGTGGAAGCACTTGAAGATGCTCCACCGCCTGATCAACGAGCCCCTGAGGTTCCACTCAGCCGTATTGCTGCACTTAACAAGCCAGAGATTCCAGTTCTTATCTTGGGAGCTATAGCTGCAGCTGTCAATGGTTCTGTAATGCCCATTTTTGGTATCCTAATTTCAAAAGTAGTCAACGCATTTTATGAAACACCTGATAAAATGAAGAAGGATACTAGTTTCTGGGCGTTAATATATCTTCTTCTTGGATTTGTAACCTTTCTGGCATATCCGTCAATGAATTATTTCTTTGCTGTTGCTGGGGGTCGGTTAATACGACGTATCAGAGCACTATGTTTTGAGAAGGTGGTTCACATGGAAGTAGGTTGGTTCGATTTACCAGAAAATTCAAGTGGTGCAATTGGTGCAAGACTCTCAGCAGATGCAGCATCGGTCCGTGCCCTAGTTGGAGATGCATTAGCTCAGATGGTTCAAAATGCTGCAACAGCAATAGCAGGCTTGGTCATTGCTTTCACAGCTAGCTGGGAATTATCACTTATCATCCTTGCGCTGCTTCCTCTGTTAGGATTTAAcggatatgttcaagtaaagTTCATGGAAGGGTTCAGTGCAGATTCCAAG CTGATGTATGAGGAAGCCAGTCAAGTTGCTAATGACGCGGTTGGAAGTATAAGAACAGTTGCCTCATTCTGCGCTGAAGAGAAGGTGACGCAGCTGTACGAAAGGAAATGCGAAGGCCCTATGAAGACAGGGATAAGGCAAGGCCTGATCGGCGGAATAGGATTTGgactttctttcttcttactGTTTAATGTCTACGCAACCAGTTTCTATGCTGGCGCTCAATTTGTTAAAGCTGGCAGAATAACGTTTGCTGATGTTTTTCAA GTATTTTTTGCGTTGACCATGGCCGCTCTTGGAGTTACTTCAACAAGCTCAATGGGTACTGATTCCACCAAGGCCAAGAATGCTGCTGCGTCTATATTTTCAATGATCGACCGAAAGCCATTGATAGACGCAAGTGATGAGTCGGGGATAAAATTAGACAGAGTAAAAGGAGAAATTGAGCTTCGACACATAAGCTTTAGGTATCCTGCTAGGCCGGATATTCAGATTCTTCGAGACCTATGCTTGACCATTCGTCCTGGCAAG ACGGTTGCTCTTGTGGGCGAAAGTGGTTGCGGGAAATCTACAATCGTAGCAATGTTACAAAGGTTTTATGATCCTGAATCAGGCCGTATTACACTCGATGGAACTGAACTTCAAAAGTTGAACCTTAGGTGGTTGAGGCAGCAAATGGGTCTTGTTAGCCAAGAACCAAGTTTGTTCAACGACACAATTCGCACCAACATTGCCTATGGAAAACAAGGAAATGCTACCGAGGCAGAAATTTTAGCTGCTGCAGAAGCGTCCAATGCCCACAAGTTCATCAGTTCATTAAACCAG GGCTATGATACAATGGTAGGGGAAAGAGGAGTCCAAATGTCAGGAGGGCAAAAGCAAAGAATAGCCATAGCCCGCGCCATAGTGAAAGATCCGAAGATATTACTATTAGATGAGGCTACCAGTGCACTAGATGCTGAATCTGAAAGAGTGGTTCAAGATGCATTAGACCGAGTAATGGTGAACAGAACGACAGTCGTGGTGGCTCATCGATTAtcgacaatcaagaatgcagaTGTAATTGCCGTGGTTAAAAATGGAGTGATCGTCGAGAAGGGAAGGCACGAGACTCTGGTCGCCATTAAAGATGGAGTTTATGCCTCCTTGGTTGCGCTGCACACCAGTGCTTCAACTTAA